Proteins found in one Anopheles aquasalis chromosome 3, idAnoAquaMG_Q_19, whole genome shotgun sequence genomic segment:
- the LOC126576963 gene encoding neuropeptide-like 1 isoform X3: MGEHGILLPPKLFLKMLMLCFVFLHHVNAQYYEGRRLKPCELESLLRDLTYPEEGYEMHAAALRNQLRHILEHEPEDAYQNLDESAEVPGGPYEDKRSYRALLRDGALFGKRNVGALARAGLLRNQPDYLKRSLATLAKNGQLPSRDTESEDTTPEGEWSEDKRNVASAFKSGYMLSGKRNVASLARKYELPGKRNIQSLLRTGMLPSIAPKRNMQSLARGNALPGYGNAEKRNIQTLVRDWNLPKQANKLAEVTSSTGDNEKRNIQSLKNAQGHGRKKRELYYDELEESSPEVLEPVYQTAPLDYEELVEAMAQTYPLYNPENHLEEKRFLGRILLPTRATTTANQRRM; this comes from the exons ATGGGTGAACACGGGATACTACTGCCGCCTAAACTGTTCCTGAAGATGTTAATGCTGTGTTTCGTATTCCTTCACCAT GTAAACGCACAGTACTATGAAGGAAGGCGATTAAAGCCTTGTGAGCTGGAGTCGCTGTTGCGGGACCTGACATACCCAGAGGAAGGTTACGAGATGCATGCCGCCGCACTGCGTAATCAGTTGCGCCATATTCTAGAGCACGAACCGGAGGACGCTTATCAGAACCTGGATGAAAGTGCTGAAGTCCCCGGTGGCCCGTACGAGGATAAGCGATCCTATCGCGCACTGCTGCGAGATGGTGCTCTCTTCGGCAAGCGTAACGTGGGTGCCTTGGCCCGGGCCGGTTTGCTGCGAAACCAACCAGACTACCTAAAGCGTAGCCTGGCAACGCTGGCGAAGAATGGACAGCTGCCATCGCGTGATACCGAGTCGGAAGACACTACACCCGAGGGCGAGTGGAGCGAGGATAAGCGAAATGTCGCGTCTGCGTTCAAGTCCGGTTACATGCTGAGCGGTAAGCGAAACGTGGCGTCATTGGCGCGTAAGTACGAGCTGCCCGGTAAGCGCAACATCCAGTCACTGCTGAGAACCGGAATGCTACCCTCGATTGCTCCAAAGCGCAACATGCAATCGCTCGCCCGTGGCAATGCACTCCCGGGATATGGTAATgccgaaaaacgaaacatacAGACACTGGTCCGGGACTGGAATTTGCCGAAGCAGGCGAACAAACTGGCAGAAGTCACCAGCTCGACAGGTGACAATG AGAAACGTAACATCCAATCGCTGAAGAACGCACAAGGACATGGCCGTAAGAAGCGAGAGTTGTACTATGACGAGCTGGAGGAAAGCAGTCCTGAAGTGCTGGAACCGGTGTACCAAACGGCTCCGCTAGACTACGAAGAACTCGTCGAGGCAATGGCGCAAACATATCCACTATACAACCCGGAAAATCATTTGGAAGAGAAGCGTTTTCTGG